Genomic segment of Clostridium sp. Marseille-P299:
GCATTGAAACAATGTATAATATTGAATAATGTATAGCATAGAACTAATGTAAAGCATTGAAACAATGTATAACATTGAAACAATGTATAACATTGAAACAATGTTAGATTATTGCTATAATGTTCTGGGTAATCAATTATGTAGATTGGAGTTAGCAATGAGAGCGTATACAGGTTTTGCAAATGTTTATGATAAATTTATGGACAATGTTCCTTATGATACATGGTCAGAATATTTAATATCCTTACTAAAAGAATATGGAGTAGAGGATGGATTAGTATTAGAACTTGGCTGTGGAACTGGAAGTATCACACGAAGATTAGCAAGTCAAGGTTATGATATGATAGGTATTGATAACTCAGAGGATATGCTAGAGATTGCAAGAGAAAAGGAAATGGACTTTTTGATGGAATCTATGGAGGATATGGATGAGGAAGAACTTGAATCAGAAGTAGATGGCGAGTATGTACCTAGAATACTCTATTTGGAACAAGATATGAGAGAATTTGAGTTATTTGGTACAGTAAGGGCTGTTGTTAGTATTTGTGATAGTATGAATTATATTACCAAAGAAGAGGACTTGATTAAGGTTTTTAAGTTAGTAAATAATTATCTTGATGCAGGTGGTTTATTTATCTTTGATTTAAATACTGTTTATAAATACAAGACAATTTTAGGTGATACAACAATTGCTGAAAATCGTGAAGATTGTAGCTTTATTTGGGAAAACTTTTATCATGAAGATGAAATGATGAACGAATATGATGTTACAATCTATAAAAAAGTGGATGCCGAGGATGACATGGATTCTTCAGGACTTTATGAAAGATTTGAGGAGACTCATTATCAAAAAGCATATGAGCTTGAGACAATTATTTCTTTATTAGAAAAAGCAGGGATGGAATATGTTACAGCTTATGATGCTTGTACGAAAGATGCCCCAAAAGAAGATAGTGAGCGTATCTATGTAATTGCAAGAGAAAAGAAGCAAGAGAATAAATTTTATACTGAAATGTAATCGTATATTAAAGTAACAAAGAATTATAGTGATTCAAAAATGAATCCTAGTACACAAACGTAACAATTGTGTAAGACATAAATAGAATCGTAGTACACAAACGCAATAATCGTGTAAGACATAAATAGAATCGTAGTACACAGATGTAACAATCGTGTAAGACATAAATTGAAAGGTACAGGTATAGATATGGAAGATTATATTATTAGAGCGACTGCAGCAAATAACCAAATAAGAGCATTTGCTTGTACAAGCAGAAATTTAGTTGAATATGCAAGAAGTACACATAATACAAGCCCAGTTGTAACAGCAGCGCTAGGAAGATTATTAACAGCTGGAGCTATGATGGGAAGTATGATGAAAGGCGAAAATGACCTTTTAACATTAAAAATCAATGGAGATGGTCCAGTTCAGGGTTTATTAGTAACAGCAGATTCAAAAGCAAATGTAAAAGGCTATGCTTATCAGCCAGATGTTATGCTTCCACCAAGCCCACTTGGCAAATTGGATGTAGGAAGAGCTGTTGGTAAAGGCTTTCTTACTGTAATAAAGGATATGGGATTAAAAGAGCCATATTCAGGACAAACCGATTTAGTTTCAGGTGAGATAGCAGAGGACATCACGTATTATTATGCAACTTCAGAGCAGGTACCATCCTCAGTAGCCCTTGGAGTATTAATGAATCGTGACAATACTGTAAAAGTAGCAGGTGGTTTTATGATTCAGTTACTTCCATTTGCTGAAGAAGAAGTGATAGAAAAATTAGAAGAAAAAATAAGTAAAGTTACTTCCATCACTTCTATGTTAGATAACTCAATGACGCCTGAAATGATTCTTGAAGAACTTTTAGGAGACTTAGGTCTTGAAATCAAAGATAAAATTCCAACAAAATTTGAATGCAATTGTTCGAAAGAACGAGTGGAAAAAGCAATCATTAGTATTGGTAAAAAGGATCTTCAAGAGATGATTGATGATAATGAGCCAATTGAAGTGAATTGTCATTTTTGTAATAAACACTACATGTTTTCTGTAGATGATTTAAAGAAAATTATTTTAAGAAGCAAACAAGATTAAGATAGCTGAAGGAAATAAAAATTAAATAATGGGGCCGTTGCAAAATAGAATTGTTTCATACAAAACTCTATTTTGCAACGGCCCCATTAATAATGCTATCAATATTAGGTTGTTAATTTTGATAAAAGAATAATTTATCGTTCCAGGGGATTCATAATTTTTCTATTACAATAGGAATCTAAATAATTGAAATACTGCTGAACATATGCCAAGGCTAATCTTTTGCCAAGTTGTAGGTTCCAGGGCAACCACATCACCATTTGTTCCATAAGAGCCATCGCTCATAACTGGTAAAGACTTATCAAGCATATCTGACATTTTCTCAGACAATAATTGATTAAATTCGGTACCATTTACAACAAGCATCACTTCAGTATCTAAGTAGGTACTTCGCATATCTAAATTATAAGAACCAATTACAGAGATATTATCATCAATAAGAAGTGACTTATTATGCATCGAGTGATCCCCTTGAAATTCGTAAAGGGTAACTCCGGTTGCAATAACCTTATCTTTATTCCAAGTATAGTCAGCCGAAGCCATAAAATTGTCGCCACCCGCCGTTGAGTTTAAAAACATTGTAACATTAGGTACGCTATTGCTAATTTGTTGTAAATCAGAGTACATCGTATCGTTTAAAACAGCATACGGAGTTTGCAAAATTACTTTTTCTTTTGCCTGCATCATTAATTGAGTTAACTGATAATAAACATAAGGTTCCTTGCTTGTAAGATTAATCGGATTTGAGATGAGGCTAATCTTATTCGTTGGAACTGTAATCAGAGCATAGTCTAAGCTCTGGAATAATTCTGGACGTTCCGTTATCAAAGAGTGATAGTAGTCCTCTAATTCAATTTCTGCACGATTCATATCTTTTTTCTTATATCGCGGAACAGTATTAAAAACTGTTTTGTTATAATCTGAATTCCAAATTGTATTAAAATAATCTTTTACTTCAGAAATAACACTAGAGGAAGTATCTTTTGAATTCCAAGTAGTATTATAAACTAAGATATCACGGTCATAGCTAAGTACCTTCGTGTTATATTCTCCAAGAAAATAATTTGAAATATTACGTCCTCCTAAGAGAAGTAACTTATCATCAATAATAATGTATTTATCGTGCAATCTATCATTTAAATTCCAGGGCTTTAGTAGATTTATTGTGTTATAAAAACGAATTTCAACATTAGGATGAGTTCCAAGTACATAATACATTGTATCATTTTTCATATCGTGAGCACTTGTAATACCATCTAAGATAATTTGAACTTTTACCCCACGGTTGGCAGCATTTAAAATGGTTGAAAAGATTTCCTTGCAGCTTCGATCATTTTTAACGGAAAAAGAAGAAATGATAATACTTTCCTTCGCTTCATTCAACATATGTAATCGAACATCAAGCGCATCATCACTATCTTCGATAATAGCGGCACGGTCCACTCCAATTGTGTCATTGTAAAATTTATCTGTTGAAAAACTATTCTTAAAGTCATCATTCACTTCGGGAAAATGAATAAAGGGTATAGTAGCACCTAAGATGAGATAAAGAACATAGATTGCAAGAATAGCGCCAAATACTTTAAATAATTTTATAAACTTATACTTCATGTAATCCTCCGTTCACATAATCCTAGTAGATGTTATTATGTGAAGAATTATTATTTTTATTAAGATAGACATCTAATCTATTTCAATGGAACAATCAACCATATGAAACAGTGGTAATTGCTATATTTAAAAAGTATAAAGCTTTTTAGTCTGATTACAATTAAAAAACTATTAAAATTCTATGATTTTTACTCGTAAGAATGACAGGAAATGAAATCTTAAGTAATTATATTGGAAAAATTTATAAATTCTTAAGAATAATATGATATAATGAAAGCGGAATGAGGTATCTGCAAACTCGTTTGCAGATGCCGATTGGAGCAACAAGATCATGGAGAGAATTTGTCCATGATATAATGAAAGCGGAATGAGGTGTATGCAAACTCGTTTGCAGACGCCGATTGGAGCAACAAGATCATGGAGAGAATTTGTCCATGATATAATGAAAGCGGAATGAGGTATCTGCAAACTCGTTTGCAGATTGAAGCAACAAGATATTGAAGAGAATTTGTTCAAAGAGGAAATCAATTACACACAATATTAGGAGAACATCATATGAAAGATGAATATCAAGATGATTTTAAAGGTTACAATGATGAAGAACAAAAAACACGTATCCAAGATGAATTAATTAATGAAGAGGAATATCTCGATGAATTACATTTATCTTTAGCGGAACAGGTAAATTCAGTATTTAGTGAAAATGAACCAATAAATGATAGTGTCGTAGATAATAGGAATAAGAAAAAACCTAAAAAAAGAAAAATCATCTTTGCTCTTGCTTCCATTGTTCTTGTTTGTGTAATTTTAGTGATAACTCCTTTGGGCAAAAAAATAGTAAGTAATGTATTAGGTGATTATTTATATAATCAAGGCTTTGAGTTTGTAGATACAACCAGTACTTTAAGTGATATTCAAGCTAATTTTAATAGTGATGAGTCTATTTTAATTAATAAAGATAAGGTTGACGATCATATCATTAATATTCTTTTGATTGGCATTGAAGAATTTAACAGTGCAAAAAATACTGACTCCATGATTATCGCATCGATTAACACTAAAAATAATACGTTAAAATTCCTATCAATTATGAGAGATATTTATGTAGATATTCGAGGTTATGATAATAATAAATTAAATGCCGTTTATTCCAAAGGTGGAATTGAGCTATTATATGATACGATGGAAACTACCTTTGGGTTGGAAATCGATGGATATATGCTTGTGAATTTTGAATCATTTGAAAAAATCGTAGATATTTTAAATGGGGTTGAAGTAACTTTAACAAAAGGTGAAGCAGCTTATTTAAATAAACATAATTATATTTCAAATCCAGCGTATCGAAATGTAGTAGTAGGAACGCAAAAATTAAACGGCAATCAAGCACTTGGTTATTGTCGTGTTCGTAGTGTATCAACAGGTACTGAAAATAATGACTTTGGAAGAACACAACGACAACGAGCTGTATTAAAGAGTATGGTGGATACATTAAAAGCAAAAAATCTTTTGGATTTGACAAATACAATTAATGAAATTGTATCTAATGTTAATATAAAAACAGATATTACTAAAACAGATTTCAAGAAATACTTAGAAATTGGTTTGGGGTTAAAATTTAATGAAATTGATAATTTAAGAATACCAACGGATGGAAGTTATGTAGATCAAAAAGTTTTAATAGGAAAAAGTAAACAAGCTGTTTTAATTCTTAAAGATCAATTGAAAACGAAAGAGGAAATAAGAGAGTTTATATACGAATAATATAGTTAATCAAAATGGATAGATTTGTTATAAGTAACTGGAAAGTGTGATAATGGTATGAAGAAGAAAATTTATAATACAATGTTTTATACAAGTTTTATATTTTATATATGGTTTTTGATTAGGAATATATTATTTAAATACGTTTCACCCTTAGAATTGTTTCGTGACGGACGATATTTTTCAAGAACATTAAACATGAGACCACTCTATAATATATTTGGTACTTACTTTAATAAGCTTGATTTCTATGGGAATATCGTTTTATTTATACCCTTTGGAATATATCTTGGTTTAATGGCAAGAAATATTAGCAGAGCTAAAAAAATCGCAATGTTTACTTTATTAAGCTTATTTTTTGAGACGTTCCAATATGTTTTTGGAATTGGTGCAAGCGATATTTCAGATGTTATAACGAATACAATAGGCGGAATTATCGGATTATGTATTTACAAGATTTTTAAGAAGTTTTTAAAAGATGATACAAAAGTTAAGAACCTTGTTGCAGTTTGTAGTTCAGCAGTATTAATTCCAGTAGTGTTTATTTTAGTGGCTTTAAAAATTCATAATTAAAACTGATCTGCTTACATTTTGAGAATAAAAGAACCCCAAAACGTAATTCAAATGATCTGTCCCCATAAGTTAGATTTTAGGTCTAACTTATAGGGGGAAGTTCACAAATGAATTACATTTTGAGGTTTTTTGTTTATTCTACCGTAACTGATTTTGCAAGATTTCGTGGCTGATCTACATCAAGTCCTCTAAAGGAAGATGTATAATAAGCAATCATTTGCAATACAACAGCTGCACTAAATGGTGCAAAGGTTGCGTCTGTTTTTGGTATTACAACTTTATAATCATATAAATTCTCTTCAATAACAGCATCTGGAGTAGTGATACAAATGACACAAGCTCCACGTGCTCTTACTTCTTTCATGTTAGAAATCATTTTTGATAATACATTATCTTGGGTTGCAAGAGCAATGACTGGAACATTTTCAGTAATTAAGGAAAGTGTTCCATGTTTTAATTCACCTGCCGCATAAGCTTCGGAATGAATATAAGTGATTTCTTTTAATTTAATGGAACCTTCACAGGAGAGAGCATAGTCCATGCTTCTTCCAATAAAGAATAAATTTTCTGCTTTTACTAGATGTTTACTAATTGCTTCTATATCAGAGGTCTTAGTTAAGACTTCTTCAATTTCAGGAATAACGCTAAGTAATTGATTCATTGCTACGGAGCAATCCTTAGCATCTAAGCATTTTCTTACATAAGCAAAACGATATGCAATCATATAAAATGCAGACAATTGCGCAGTATATGCCTTAGTACTAGCAACCGCGATTTCTGGACCCGCATGTGTATAGAATACATAGTCGCTTTCACGGGCGATGGAAGAACCTTTAACATTGACAATGGATAAAGTTCTTGCACCTTTTTCTCTAGATAGGCGAAGTGCTGCTAAGGTATCTGCGGTTTCTCCAGATTGAGAAACTGTAATTACAAGTGTATTTTCATCAAGAATCGGATCTTGATAACGGTATTCAGAGGCGATATCCACAGTAACTGGGATACGAAGTAAGCGTTCAAATAAAATCTTACCAATTAATCCAGCATGCATAGCAGTACCGCAAGCAGTGATGATGATGCGATTTACACCCTCAAAAACGCTGTCAGGAATTCCATCTGCAGTAAAATCAGGAATGAAATACTGATTGGAGTTTTCTACGTACTTTAATAAGCGTGGTGTAATTGTTCTGCGTAATGCGTCTGGCTGTTCATGAATTTCTTTTAACATATAATGCTTATAGCCATTTTTTTGCGCAGCAGACATATCCCAAGTAACACTAAGCATTTCAGGAGTCTTAGGATTTCCATCTAAATCTGTTACTTCGATAGAATTCTTTGTTAATTTTGCAATCTGATATTCTGGAAGAACAAAATAATCCTTAGAATAGCGTAGCAAAGCTACCATATCCGAAGCAACAACAGAACCTTCTTCTGTATGACAAGCAACTAAAGGGCTTCCTTTTCTAATACAGTAGATAACCTCTGGTTGGTCCTTAAAAAGTATGCAAAATGCATAAGCTCCATCTAGACGGTCTACTGCCATTTTAATTGCAGCATGGGCATCACCTGTATAAAGACTATCAAGGAGCATAGCAGCAATTTCACTGTCGGTTTGTGAAACAGGAAATCTTCCGCTCACTGCTAACTCTTTTTCTAGTTCGTGGTAATTCTCTATGATACCATTGTGAATTAAAGTCACGTTACCACAAGCATGAGGGTGAGCATTTACTTTGGATACACCTCCATGAGTGGCCCATCTTGTATGACCAATTCCACAAGTGGAGTTAAATTCAGCTGGAATGCTCTCTTTTAGCTGAGCAACCTTTCCTACTGACTTAACTACTGATAAATTTCCTTCTGTAAAGCAAGCAATGCCTGCACTGTCGTAACCGCGATATTCTAATTCCTTAAGTCCATTTACAAGAACCTCAGGAGCACTTAAATACCCGGTAAATCCAATAATACCACACATAATGAATCGTCCTTTCTTATTCAGTTTTCAAAGTACTGGTTACACTATGTTTGATTATACCGTGATTGTTGGGCAGTCACCTGCCATTTTGTCGGTACATGACACGTTCAAACTACATGAGAGAGCATCCGCCGAATTTTCGATAACCCTCTACCTCGTCGACCTCTATTCACCCATGAGAGGTTCCTGGCGCTAATTTTATCCTTACGGAAAACATTTCTGTTGATGCCTGGGCTAGCATAAACATGATAGCATACCCTTTGCTGTGTGTCAACAAATGGTGTATCGAACAAACAATGGAAATATATGCGGTAATTTACACAGTAATTAACGTAAAGGGTGCTACATTTTCTAGAACTATTTCTAGAAATAAATTGTTTAAGATGGGGTAAAATTCGAAGGAAAATTATTTTGTAGCACCCTATTACATAATACACGCATGTTCCTATAACCAGATACACTTTTACAAAAGGATATGATTCAGGTTTACTTTATTATATGATAGATCATTGAAAGAGGACCTATAAATCAGACTTATAATGCGATTTCTCCAACATAATTGGTTGCAAATATATTACGTACCTCATCCATATCCTCAGTCTGTCCCAGTGCCCAAATCAACTTAGTCACAGCAGCTTCCGTTGTCATATCAAAGGCCTGGATAACTCCGTGACGAAGTGCTAGTTGACCAGTTTGATAAATGGAAAGATCACTTCGTTCATAAAGACACTGACTCGAGATAACAATGCTTATACCATGGTCTGATAATTTTTCTAATTTACTGATTAAATCACGATGAATGTAATGTAAACCGCCAGCACCAAAAGCCTCGATTACAATGCCACGATAATTAAGCTCTAGTAACATATCAAAAATGCTTGGATTTAATCCAGGTGTTAGCTTAAGTAAAAATACATCAGCGCATAGAGAGTTTTTAAAGGTACACTCAACATTGATTTTTGGTATCGCTTGGTAGTTGATATTTAAACCAGTAGAATCGATGGTCGCAATATTTGGATAGTTTACACTTTCAAAAGCATCAAAACCAGTGGTACGAATCTTAACAGCACGTGATCCAAGAATAATTTTACGATTAAATGCAAGATAAATACCAGCCACATGTGAGGTTGCCATGGCAAAGGCATAACGCAAATTATCAATCGCATCGGTTAAGGGGTGCGTTAAAGGTAATTGTGAACCAGTAAATACAACTGGTATTGGTATATTTTGCAGCATAAAAGATAGGATAGAGCTGGTATATGCCATGGTATCAGTACCATGTGTAATAACAATACCGTCATAAGATTTGTAATTCTCATAAATATGCTTCCCTATTATTAGCCATTCTTCTGGTTGTATATTGGAACTATCTAAGTGCAAGATATCCTCAATTGTAACATTTAAATCGGATGTAAAATTTGCAATGTATGAATGCAAATGATTGCCACTAAGTCCAGGTACTAAACCTTCAGAGCTAGATAATGAGGCAATGGTTCCGCCGGTTGTTAGTAGCAGTATATTTAGTTTTTCTTTCATATAATTAAAACTCCTTAAGATATATTTAAAATGGGATGTACTTGATTGATTTCATACTGAATAGATATCGTTACCCTTGTTCCTTACTGTGTAAAAACAGTGGATAATAATAGTAGTTAATAATCTGTAATGTTCATCTAAGTCAGTATAACTATAGTAGAAATGTTTTATTTATTCAACATAAAATTTATCAATCGTGTCAAGAAATTAACAGACGTTGACAACATTTTAACTATTGTTGCTATTTGTTTAAAAATAGATATAATAAAAAACGAACGTGCAAATTAGTAACAATATGCATTGTATACTTAGATTTTGTTGAAAAACTAATATTATGCATAAGTTTAAGATTACGTGATTTGCAATATTAATGTATTCATTAAGTGTTTAATTGTTTGCTGAATATGCAAAATTTATTGATAGAGGAGAATGAATATGGCAGAACATGTTGTTAACGAAGCGAAAAGATGTTTGAATTGTAAGAAACCTTTATGTCGAACAGGGTGTCCGATAAATACCAATATTCCAGTTATGATTCAAGAGTTTTTAAATGGTGGTATTTCAAAGGCGGGAGAGATGGTATTTGAAAACAATCCACTCTCAATCGTATGCTCCCTAGTTTGTGATCATGAAAAGCAGTGTGAAGGACATTGTATTCTTGGTAAAAAGGGAAGTCCAGTTCATATTAGTAGCATTGAAAATTATATTTCTAGTACTTATTTTGATCAAATGGTGTTAGAGCGTGCGGAAAAGAAAAACAAACGTGCAGCAGTCATAGGTTCAGGTCCTGCAGGAATTACAATTTCCATAATACTTGCAAAGCGTGGTTATGACGTTACAGTATTTGAAACAAAAGAAAAAATTGGTGGTGTGTTACGCTACGGTATTCCAGAGTTCCGTTTACCAAAAACAATACTTGATAAATATAAAAAGAAAATGCTTGAATTAGGCATTCGTTTCCGTCCAAATACAACAATTGGTGGTGCAATTGGTATTGATGATTTATTCCGCGACGGATATTTAGCAATCTTTATTGGAACTGGGGTATGGAGACCAAATAGCCTTCGTATCAAAGGGGAAAGCCTTGGAAATGTTCATTTTGCGATTGATTATCTTGTAAATCCAGATTCTTATGAACTAGGAGATTCACTAGCGATTATTGGAGCAGGTAATTCTGCAATGGACGTAGCTAGAACTGCAATTCGTAAAGGTGTTCGTGATGTTACGGTATATTCTCACCGTAATGCAATTAGAGCAAGTCAGCTAGAAGTAGAATATGCAAAGATTGATGGCGTTCGTTTTGAACTTTGCAAATCTCCAGTTGAATTAACCGAAGAAGGTCCGATTATGAGATCGACAACTTGGGATGAAGAAGGTGTTATGCATGCTGTTGAGGGTAGTGAAAAACTCTACAAAGCTGATTCCATTATTGTTGCTATTTCACAGGGACCAAAAGATAAGATTGTGTCAACAACACAAGGCATTAACGTAAATAACAAAGGACTTATTGTAACCAATGAATCCGGAGAGACATCAAGACCTGGAATTTTTGCTTCTGGTGACGTTGTAAATGGAGCAAAAACAGTAGTAGAAGCTGTTCACTATTCTAAGATGGTTGCAGATGCAATGGATGAATATATGAGTAGTTTATAATAATTTATATGATAGGGCTGTTCTAAAACGTATTTTTAATTTAATAAATACGTTTTTAGGACAGCTCTTTTTTTAATGTTAGGAAATAAAAGCAGAAAGGCTTTATTCTATCCTTTAAAAATCATTCTGTTAAGGATGCGCAGATGCGCGCAGAACAAAAGGTGTGCTATAAATCGAAAAGTATGGATATAACCCCTAATTACATCATATATGTATAACAAGCTTGGAATGAAAAAGAAGATTAAAAAGCTATTGACTAAGATTTGACAAAGCTATATAATGTAGTCTATTAAAGTGTTATAGCTTTAACTTATGAAAATAATAAACATTTAAAAGTTTATGTAATTATGGTTAGGGAAAACCAATAATGTAAGATGAAGGAGGAATTTAGAATGGGTAGAGTGTATAACTTTTCCGCAGGACCAGCGGTATTACCAGAAGAAGTCTTAAAAGAAGCAGCAGCAGAAATGCTTGATTATAACGGAACAGGAATGTCCGTTATGGAAATGAGTCACCGCTCCAAAGCGTACGAAGAAATCATTAATACAGCAGAACAAGATTTACGTGATTTAATGAATATTCCAGACAATTACAAAGTTTTGTTTTTACAAGGTGGCGCTTCTTCACAATTTGCAATGATACCAATGAATCTTATGAAAAATAAAGTTGCAGATTTTATTATTACCGGTCAATGGGCAAAAAAAGCATACGAAGAAGCCAAAATTTATGGAAAAGCGAATGCGATTGCCTCCTCGGCAGATAAAACTTTTTCTTACATACCAGATTGTTCAGATCTTCCAATCAGCGAAGATGCTGACTACGTCTATATCTGTGAAAATAATACGATTTATGGAACCAAGTTTAAAACATTACCAAATACAAAGGGGAAAGATTTGGTAGCAGATGTCTCTTCTTGCTTTTTATCAGAGCCAGTTGATGTATCAAAATATGCTTTAATCTATGGTGGTGTTCAAAAGAACATTGGCCCAGCAGGAGTTGTCATTGTTATCATTCGTGAAGATTTAATCACGGAAGACACTCTACCTGGTACTCCAACAATGTTTAAATATAAAATTCATGCAGATAACAAATCCTTATATAATACGCCTCCAGCTTATGGTATTTATATTTGTGGTAAAGTATTTAAGTGGCTTAAGAAAATGGGCGGCTTAGAAGCAATGAAAGAAATAAATGAAAAGAAAGCAAAAATTCTTTATGACTTTTTAGATGAGAGCAAGTTATTTAAGGGAACTGTTGTAAAAGAAGATCGTTCTTTAATGAATGTTCCTTTTGTAACAGGAAGTGAAGAATTAGATGCGAAGTTTATAAAAGAGGCTAAAGCAGCAGGTTTTGAAAGCTTAAAAGGCCATAGAACTGTTGGCGGCATGAGAGCAAGTATCTATAATGCAATGCCTATCGAGGGTGTAGAAAAACTTGTTGAGTTTATGAAAAAATTTGAAGCAGAAAATGCATAATTTATATTTCATAATTTATTAAAGACTTGATAAACGCGTCAATGAAACACCTAGGTGAGGAATTGATGCTTTTATCATATCAAGGAGAAAAGAGTTGCTTCTTGCCTTAATTTCTTGAAAAAGACTGGTCTTAACAGTTTAGATTTTGGAAAGCAAAGTCTTTAATAAATGAATTCTTGTATAATTATTAATAAAAGTTTAGGAGAGAGTATTATGGCTAAATATAAATGTTTAAATCCAATTGCTGAAGTAGGTCTTAAATTATTTAATGATACATATGAAAAGGTGGATGATATAGAAGCCGCTGATGCAATTCTTGTACGTAGTGCTGCGATGCATGAAATGGAGTTTTCTAAAAATTTAAAAGCAATTGCAAGAGCAGGTGCGGGTGTAAATAATATTCCCCTTGATAAATGTGCAGAAGAAGGAATCGTTGTATTTAATACTCCAGGGGCAAATGCAAATGGTGTAAAAGAATTAGTAATTGCAGGTATGTTATTAGCATCAAGAGATATTGTTGGCGGTATCAATTGGGTACAAACTGCAAAAGATAATCCAGATGTAGCAAAGCTTGTTGAAAAAGAAAAGGCTAAGTTTGCAGGAAAAGAAATCGAAGGTAAAAAGCTAGGAGTTATTGGACTTGGTGCAATTGGTGTATTAGTTGCTAATGCTGCAAAACGTCTTGGTATGGAAGTATACGGATGTGACCCTTATATTTCTGTAGAACATGCATGGAATCTTTCTAGAGATATTAAATATGTAAAGACAAGAGAAGAAATATTTGAAGAATGTGATTTTATTACTGTTCATGTTCCATTATTAGATGAAACGAAAAAGATGATCAACAAAGACACAATCGCTACTATGAAAGACGGTGTAGTAATTCTTAACTTTGCAAGAGATTTATTGGTAGATGATGATGCTATGGAAGAAGCATTAAAGAGTGGAAAGATTGCAAAATATGTAACTGACTTCCCTAATGCTAAAACTGCAGGAATGGAAGGGGTTATTGCAATCCCTCATCTTGGAGCATCTACAGAAGAATCTGAAGATAATTGTGCTAAGATGGCAGTAAAACAAATAGCAGATTATTTAGAAAATGGTAATATTAAAAATTCTGTTAACTATCCATCTTTGGATGCTGGAGTATGTCATTGTACTTCTCGTATTACGATTAATCACAAAAACATACCAAATATGTTATCTCAATTTACTAGCGTTTTCTCCTCTTGCAACATGAATATTGAAAACATGGTTAATAAAAGCAAAGGCGAATATGCATACACTGTAC
This window contains:
- the glmS gene encoding glutamine--fructose-6-phosphate transaminase (isomerizing) translates to MCGIIGFTGYLSAPEVLVNGLKELEYRGYDSAGIACFTEGNLSVVKSVGKVAQLKESIPAEFNSTCGIGHTRWATHGGVSKVNAHPHACGNVTLIHNGIIENYHELEKELAVSGRFPVSQTDSEIAAMLLDSLYTGDAHAAIKMAVDRLDGAYAFCILFKDQPEVIYCIRKGSPLVACHTEEGSVVASDMVALLRYSKDYFVLPEYQIAKLTKNSIEVTDLDGNPKTPEMLSVTWDMSAAQKNGYKHYMLKEIHEQPDALRRTITPRLLKYVENSNQYFIPDFTADGIPDSVFEGVNRIIITACGTAMHAGLIGKILFERLLRIPVTVDIASEYRYQDPILDENTLVITVSQSGETADTLAALRLSREKGARTLSIVNVKGSSIARESDYVFYTHAGPEIAVASTKAYTAQLSAFYMIAYRFAYVRKCLDAKDCSVAMNQLLSVIPEIEEVLTKTSDIEAISKHLVKAENLFFIGRSMDYALSCEGSIKLKEITYIHSEAYAAGELKHGTLSLITENVPVIALATQDNVLSKMISNMKEVRARGACVICITTPDAVIEENLYDYKVVIPKTDATFAPFSAAVVLQMIAYYTSSFRGLDVDQPRNLAKSVTVE
- a CDS encoding asparaginase, whose translation is MKEKLNILLLTTGGTIASLSSSEGLVPGLSGNHLHSYIANFTSDLNVTIEDILHLDSSNIQPEEWLIIGKHIYENYKSYDGIVITHGTDTMAYTSSILSFMLQNIPIPVVFTGSQLPLTHPLTDAIDNLRYAFAMATSHVAGIYLAFNRKIILGSRAVKIRTTGFDAFESVNYPNIATIDSTGLNINYQAIPKINVECTFKNSLCADVFLLKLTPGLNPSIFDMLLELNYRGIVIEAFGAGGLHYIHRDLISKLEKLSDHGISIVISSQCLYERSDLSIYQTGQLALRHGVIQAFDMTTEAAVTKLIWALGQTEDMDEVRNIFATNYVGEIAL
- a CDS encoding NAD(P)-dependent oxidoreductase, which codes for MAEHVVNEAKRCLNCKKPLCRTGCPINTNIPVMIQEFLNGGISKAGEMVFENNPLSIVCSLVCDHEKQCEGHCILGKKGSPVHISSIENYISSTYFDQMVLERAEKKNKRAAVIGSGPAGITISIILAKRGYDVTVFETKEKIGGVLRYGIPEFRLPKTILDKYKKKMLELGIRFRPNTTIGGAIGIDDLFRDGYLAIFIGTGVWRPNSLRIKGESLGNVHFAIDYLVNPDSYELGDSLAIIGAGNSAMDVARTAIRKGVRDVTVYSHRNAIRASQLEVEYAKIDGVRFELCKSPVELTEEGPIMRSTTWDEEGVMHAVEGSEKLYKADSIIVAISQGPKDKIVSTTQGINVNNKGLIVTNESGETSRPGIFASGDVVNGAKTVVEAVHYSKMVADAMDEYMSSL
- the serC gene encoding 3-phosphoserine/phosphohydroxythreonine transaminase, which codes for MGRVYNFSAGPAVLPEEVLKEAAAEMLDYNGTGMSVMEMSHRSKAYEEIINTAEQDLRDLMNIPDNYKVLFLQGGASSQFAMIPMNLMKNKVADFIITGQWAKKAYEEAKIYGKANAIASSADKTFSYIPDCSDLPISEDADYVYICENNTIYGTKFKTLPNTKGKDLVADVSSCFLSEPVDVSKYALIYGGVQKNIGPAGVVIVIIREDLITEDTLPGTPTMFKYKIHADNKSLYNTPPAYGIYICGKVFKWLKKMGGLEAMKEINEKKAKILYDFLDESKLFKGTVVKEDRSLMNVPFVTGSEELDAKFIKEAKAAGFESLKGHRTVGGMRASIYNAMPIEGVEKLVEFMKKFEAENA